A stretch of the Arvicanthis niloticus isolate mArvNil1 chromosome 30, mArvNil1.pat.X, whole genome shotgun sequence genome encodes the following:
- the LOC143440879 gene encoding leukocyte immunoglobulin-like receptor subfamily B member 3A isoform X1, translating into MTFTFTALLCLGLTLGLWIPVLTGSLPKPILRVHPDSVVSMQSKVTFLCEGIRGARSYCLYIKASQYPWCTKILPEPYNKAEFFISEIDQHHAGIYHCYYQIHGKFSEDSDALELVVTGAHSKPSLSAQPSTVVTSGQKVTLQCVSGQNYDRFILTKEGPQKLYWMPKLWYNYNTENIEAFLSVQPVTSDQRWTFRCYSYGSQNPQVWSEPSDPLELLVSGSLPKPIIKADSGSVISFTTSVTIWCQGTMDAEVYFLHNERSQKTWKTQTPQEPGNKGKFFIPSVTEEHAGQYRCYCYSSNGWSEPSDTLELVVTGVYKYYELRLSVLPIPVVTVGGNMTLQCASQSHYDKFILTKEDQKFTSSLDTQHIPSSGQYQALFVMGPMTPNLTGTFRCYGYYKNTPQLWSVPSEALEIHISGQFLVTPSISVKPNSTVHSGENVTLLCWSMYRLDTFILSKKGSAQPPLRLKSKFQDRQFQAEFSISAVTSHLSGTYRCYGSQDSSLYLLSHASVPVELTVSGRIRTSTLPPTTSMRTDGLQWYLKALIGVSVAFLLLLFILIFIFLQRRHQRKFRKDAQKEKELKLPAGATGPITGDRGHQKRSIPTAATQEESLYASVEDMQTGDGVELNSSRPPEEDPQRETYAQVKPSRLRRAGAVSPSVMSREQLDTEYEQAEEGQEVDSQVAESEEPQDVTYAQLCSRTLQQGTAAPPLSQAGEAPEEPTVYAALATARAGAVPKDEEQ; encoded by the exons ATGACCTTCACCTTCACAGCCCTGCTCTGTCTTG GACTGACTCTGGGCCTCTGGATCCCAGTACTGACAG GGTCCCTTCCTAAGCCTATCCTCAGAGTACATCCTGACTCTGTGGTCTCCATGCAGAGTAAGGTGACCTTCTTGTGTGAGGGAATCCGAGGAGCAAGAAGTTACTGTCTCTATATAAAAGCAAGCCAATATCCATGGTGCACAAAAATTTTACCAGAGCCTTACAACAAGGCTGAATTCTTCATCTCAGAAATTGACCAACATCATGCAGGAATTTACCACTGTTATTATCAGATCCATGGTAAATTTTCAGAGGACAGTGATGCTCTGGAACTGGTGGTGACAG GAGCACACAGTAAACCCAGCCTGTCAGCCCAACCCAGCACCGTGGTGACCTCAGGACAGAAGGTTACCCTCCAGTGTGTGTCAGGGCAGAATTATGACAGGTTCATTCTAACTAAGGAAGGACCACAGAAGCTCTACTGGATGCCAAAATTATGGTATAACTATAATACTGAAAATATTGAGGCTTTCCTCTCTGTGCAACCAGTGACCTCTGACCAGAGGTGGACATTCAGATGCTACAGCTATGGCAGTCAGAACCCACAAGTGTGGTCAGAACCTAGTGACCCCCTGGAACTCCTGGTCTCAG GGAGCCTCCCCAAACCCATCATCAAGGCTGATTCAGGCTCTGTGATCTCCTTCACTACTTCTGTGACCATCTGGTGTCAGGGGACCATGGATGCAGAAGTGTATTTTCTGCATAATGAGAGAAGCCAAAAAACCTGGAAGACACAGACACCACAGGAGCCTGGGAACAAGGGCAAGTTCTTCATCCCTTCTgtgacagaagagcatgcagggCAATATCGCTGTTATTGTTACAGCTCAAATGGTTGGTCAGAGCCCAGTGACACCCTGGAGTTGGTGGTGACAG GAGTCTATAAGTACtatgaactcaggctgtcagtaCTTCctatccctgtggtgacagtaggAGGGAACATGACACTCCAGTGTGCCTCCCAGAGTCACTATGATAAATTCATCCTCAccaaggaagatcagaagttcaccAGCTCACTGGACACACAGCATATTCCTTCTAGTGGACAGTACCAAGCCCTGTTTGTTATGGGACCCATGACACCAAACCTCACAGGGACGTTCAGATGTTATGGTTACTACAAGAATACACCACAACTGTGGTCAGTACCCAGTGAGGCCCTGGAAATTCACATCTCAG GACAGTTCCTTGTCACTCCTTCCATCTCAGTGAAGCCTAACTCAACAGTACACTCAGGAGAGAACGTGACACTGCTGTGTTGGTCAATGTACAGGCTGGACACTTTCATTCTGTCCAAGAAGGGATCAGCCCAGCCACCCCTGAGACTAAAATCAAAGTTCCAAGATCGGCAGTTCCAGGCAGAATTCTCCATCAGTGCTGTGACCTCCCATCTCTCTGGCACCTACAGGTGCTATGGTTCTCAAGACTCATCTCTCTACCTGTTGTCACATGCCAGTGTCCCTGTGGAGCTCACAGTCTCAG GACGCATCAGAACCTCTACCTTGCCGCCCACAACGTCCATGAGAACAGATG GTCTGCAATGGTACCTGAAGGCTCTGATAGGAGTGTCTGTGGCCTTCCTCTTactcctcttcatcctcatcttcatTTTTCTCCAACGAAGACATCAGAGAAAATTCAGGAAGGATG CccaaaaagagaaagagctgAAACTTCCTGCAGGAGCTACAGGACCAATAACCGGGGACAGAGGCCACCAGAAGAG GTCCATCCCAACTGCTGCCACCCAGGAAGAAAGCCTTT ATGCTTCAGTGGAGGACATGCAAACTGGGGATGGTGTGGAGCTGAACAGTTCG AGACCACCTGAGGAAGATCCCCAGAGAGAGACATATGCCCAGGTGAAACCCTCCAGGCTCAGGAGGGCAGGAGCTGTTTCACCTTCTGTCATGTCAAGGGAACAGCTGGACACAGAATATGAACAAGCAGAAGAGGGCCAAGAAGTGGACAGTCAG GTTGCAGAATCCGAGGAGCCCCAGGATGTGACCTATGCCCAGCTGTGCAGCAGGACACTCCAACAGGGGACTGCTGCACCTCCTCTCTCTCAGGCAGGGGAAGCCCCAGAGGAGCCAACTGTATATGCTGCTCTGGCGACTGCTCGTGCGGGGGCTGTTCCCAAGGACGAGGAGCAAtga
- the LOC143440879 gene encoding paired immunoglobulin-like receptor B isoform X2: MTFTFTALLCLGLTLGLWIPVLTGSLPKPILRVHPDSVVSMQSKVTFLCEGIRGARSYCLYIKASQYPWCTKILPEPYNKAEFFISEIDQHHAGIYHCYYQIHGKFSEDSDALELVVTGAHSKPSLSAQPSTVVTSGQKVTLQCVSGQNYDRFILTKEGPQKLYWMPKLWYNYNTENIEAFLSVQPVTSDQRWTFRCYSYGSQNPQVWSEPSDPLELLVSGSLPKPIIKADSGSVISFTTSVTIWCQGTMDAEVYFLHNERSQKTWKTQTPQEPGNKGKFFIPSVTEEHAGQYRCYCYSSNGWSEPSDTLELVVTGVYKYYELRLSVLPIPVVTVGGNMTLQCASQSHYDKFILTKEDQKFTSSLDTQHIPSSGQYQALFVMGPMTPNLTGTFRCYGYYKNTPQLWSVPSEALEIHISGLSKKPSLLTHQGHILDPGMSLTLQCFSDINYDRLALYKVGESNIIQHRSQRTDTGLSLANFTLGHVSPSTGGQYRCYGAHNLSYEWSVSSDALDILITGQFLVTPSISVKPNSTVHSGENVTLLCWSMYRLDTFILSKKGSAQPPLRLKSKFQDRQFQAEFSISAVTSHLSGTYRCYGSQDSSLYLLSHASVPVELTVSGRIRTSTLPPTTSMRTDGLQWYLKALIGVSVAFLLLLFILIFIFLQRRHQRKFRKDAQKEKELKLPAGATGPITGDRGHQKRSIPTAATQEESLYASVEDMQTGDGVELNSSRPPEEDPQRETYAQVKPSRLRRAGAVSPSVMSREQLDTEYEQAEEGQEVDSQVAESEEPQDVTYAQLCSRTLQQGTAAPPLSQAGEAPEEPTVYAALATARAGAVPKDEEQ; the protein is encoded by the exons ATGACCTTCACCTTCACAGCCCTGCTCTGTCTTG GACTGACTCTGGGCCTCTGGATCCCAGTACTGACAG GGTCCCTTCCTAAGCCTATCCTCAGAGTACATCCTGACTCTGTGGTCTCCATGCAGAGTAAGGTGACCTTCTTGTGTGAGGGAATCCGAGGAGCAAGAAGTTACTGTCTCTATATAAAAGCAAGCCAATATCCATGGTGCACAAAAATTTTACCAGAGCCTTACAACAAGGCTGAATTCTTCATCTCAGAAATTGACCAACATCATGCAGGAATTTACCACTGTTATTATCAGATCCATGGTAAATTTTCAGAGGACAGTGATGCTCTGGAACTGGTGGTGACAG GAGCACACAGTAAACCCAGCCTGTCAGCCCAACCCAGCACCGTGGTGACCTCAGGACAGAAGGTTACCCTCCAGTGTGTGTCAGGGCAGAATTATGACAGGTTCATTCTAACTAAGGAAGGACCACAGAAGCTCTACTGGATGCCAAAATTATGGTATAACTATAATACTGAAAATATTGAGGCTTTCCTCTCTGTGCAACCAGTGACCTCTGACCAGAGGTGGACATTCAGATGCTACAGCTATGGCAGTCAGAACCCACAAGTGTGGTCAGAACCTAGTGACCCCCTGGAACTCCTGGTCTCAG GGAGCCTCCCCAAACCCATCATCAAGGCTGATTCAGGCTCTGTGATCTCCTTCACTACTTCTGTGACCATCTGGTGTCAGGGGACCATGGATGCAGAAGTGTATTTTCTGCATAATGAGAGAAGCCAAAAAACCTGGAAGACACAGACACCACAGGAGCCTGGGAACAAGGGCAAGTTCTTCATCCCTTCTgtgacagaagagcatgcagggCAATATCGCTGTTATTGTTACAGCTCAAATGGTTGGTCAGAGCCCAGTGACACCCTGGAGTTGGTGGTGACAG GAGTCTATAAGTACtatgaactcaggctgtcagtaCTTCctatccctgtggtgacagtaggAGGGAACATGACACTCCAGTGTGCCTCCCAGAGTCACTATGATAAATTCATCCTCAccaaggaagatcagaagttcaccAGCTCACTGGACACACAGCATATTCCTTCTAGTGGACAGTACCAAGCCCTGTTTGTTATGGGACCCATGACACCAAACCTCACAGGGACGTTCAGATGTTATGGTTACTACAAGAATACACCACAACTGTGGTCAGTACCCAGTGAGGCCCTGGAAATTCACATCTCAG GACTGTCCAAGAAGCCCTCTCTGCTCACTCACCAAGGCCATATCCTGGACCCTGGAATGAGCCTCACCCTGCAGTGTTTCTCTGACATCAACTATGACAGATTGGCTCTGTACAAGGTGGGGGAATCTAACATCATACAGCACCGTAGTCAGAGGACTGACACTGGCCTCTCCTTGGCCAACTTCACACTGGGCCATGTGAGCCCCTCCACTGGAGGCCAGTACAGATGCTATGGTGCACACAACCTCAGCTATGAGTGGTCAGTGTCCAGTGATGCCCTGGACATCCTGATCACAG GACAGTTCCTTGTCACTCCTTCCATCTCAGTGAAGCCTAACTCAACAGTACACTCAGGAGAGAACGTGACACTGCTGTGTTGGTCAATGTACAGGCTGGACACTTTCATTCTGTCCAAGAAGGGATCAGCCCAGCCACCCCTGAGACTAAAATCAAAGTTCCAAGATCGGCAGTTCCAGGCAGAATTCTCCATCAGTGCTGTGACCTCCCATCTCTCTGGCACCTACAGGTGCTATGGTTCTCAAGACTCATCTCTCTACCTGTTGTCACATGCCAGTGTCCCTGTGGAGCTCACAGTCTCAG GACGCATCAGAACCTCTACCTTGCCGCCCACAACGTCCATGAGAACAGATG GTCTGCAATGGTACCTGAAGGCTCTGATAGGAGTGTCTGTGGCCTTCCTCTTactcctcttcatcctcatcttcatTTTTCTCCAACGAAGACATCAGAGAAAATTCAGGAAGGATG CccaaaaagagaaagagctgAAACTTCCTGCAGGAGCTACAGGACCAATAACCGGGGACAGAGGCCACCAGAAGAG GTCCATCCCAACTGCTGCCACCCAGGAAGAAAGCCTTT ATGCTTCAGTGGAGGACATGCAAACTGGGGATGGTGTGGAGCTGAACAGTTCG AGACCACCTGAGGAAGATCCCCAGAGAGAGACATATGCCCAGGTGAAACCCTCCAGGCTCAGGAGGGCAGGAGCTGTTTCACCTTCTGTCATGTCAAGGGAACAGCTGGACACAGAATATGAACAAGCAGAAGAGGGCCAAGAAGTGGACAGTCAG GTTGCAGAATCCGAGGAGCCCCAGGATGTGACCTATGCCCAGCTGTGCAGCAGGACACTCCAACAGGGGACTGCTGCACCTCCTCTCTCTCAGGCAGGGGAAGCCCCAGAGGAGCCAACTGTATATGCTGCTCTGGCGACTGCTCGTGCGGGGGCTGTTCCCAAGGACGAGGAGCAAtga